The following is a genomic window from Campylobacter lari subsp. lari.
TTTCCTTTTATTGATAATAAAGCAAACTTATACTATATAAAAACTTATAGCTAATTTAAAAAGAGGTAAAAATATTTAATTTTTAGAATGATCAAGTCATTCTAAAAATTTTTAGTTAGTTTTTTTAGGAAAACAAAAGCGATATCCTCTGCGGCGTACGGTTTCTATAGTGGAAATATTTAAAGGTTTATCCATTTTTTGTCTTATTTGATTGATTGCAACTTCTATAACATTTGGAGTTACAAGTTCAGGCTCTTCCCAAATAGCATCTAAAAGTTGTTCTTTTGATACGATTTGATCAGAGTGTCTAGCAAGGTGAGTTAAAACTTCAAAAGGCTTTCCTTTTAATTCTATGTCTTTTCCTTGATAAGTGATTTTTTCTTCATCAGGATCAATCACTAAATCATCAATCTTAATCACATTTGTCCCACCAAATCTAAGTCTAGCCTCGATTCTTGCCATTAAAATTTCAAAATCCAAAGGTTTTTTTATATAATCATCTGCTCCAGCTTTTAAAGCTTTGATTTCATTTTCTTTGTCTGCTTTTGTGCACATTGTTATTATGGCAGTTCTTGGAGATCTTTGTTTGATAGCATTGATCAAATCACTTGCATCGTTATTACCTATAGTCCAATTTGATAATACTAAATCATAATGTCTAATACCTATAAAATACTCAGCGTCTTTAAAATTTTCCGAAGTGTCGCTTTGGTAGCCAAACTCATTTAAAGTGTTTGATAAAGTTTTATTAAGCGATGCTTCATCTTCTACAACTAAAATACGCATTTTATTCCTTTGAAGATAGTTTTAGTGCAAAAGTATAACACAAATTAAGCAAATGTTCAAAATTCTTTAAAAAAATTTTAATATTTTTTGCTTAAACTAGCTCCAACACGCGCATTTTTAATAATATCGGGCTTATAACAAGTAATATTTATAAATTGAAGTTTTTTATGGCGCTTTTTAATATCTTTACATATATATTTTAAAGATTTTTCTATAGTCTTAAATTTTTTCTTTTTATAGATCTTTTCTATTCTAGTACATAATTTTGCATAGTCTAAAAATTTCTTACTTTTAGCTTCTAATTCTATTAGGACTTTTTGCTCTTGAATTCTTTCAAAATCTAAAAGCCCTATAATGCATTTAAATTCTAAACTAACTTTTATATGACTTTGCATTCTTGTTTTCCAATAAGCCTTAAAATATTTGGTATGTGTTTATAAACTACTATAAAAGCGATGATAAATATCGGCGCATGGGTATTAATCACAGGTATATCATAATGGAATATAAAAGAAGTTGCAATTAAAACAATCATTGCTCCAAGCGAGGCTAAGCTTGAAATTTTAAATACTTTGCCTATAATAAACCAAACCAAAAGTGCACATATAATCTCAAAAGGTAAAAATACCGCTAAAACCCCAGCTCCAGTAGCTACTCCTTTACCACCTTCAAATTTCAAATAAGGAGAAAAACAATGACCAAATACCGCTAAAACCGCCATAGTCCATAAAATATTATCATCAAAACCATAAAATTTTGCCATCAATATAGGAAGTACTCCTTTTAAAGCATCTAAAATAACGGTTGCAACAGCAAGTGTTTTGGCAAGCTTAGGGTTGCTTTCTTTTACCACTCTTAAAACATTAGTAGCGCCTATGCTTTTGCTGCCTGCGTTTTTAATATTTGTTTTAGCAAAAATTTGAGCTAGTAAAAGACCAAAAGGTATAGCGCCTATAAGATAAGCTAAAAGATAAATTATTAAATTTTCCATTTACTTTCTATCCTAATTCTATAAAGATTTATAATAATAATAGCAAAAAACTCTAAAATAAATATTTAAGAGATATTTTATCTTATAATAATTTTTATTGTTAAATAGAAATTTTTTATTTTATTTAAAGAAAATTATAGATATATTTTCAATAAGTTTATTTTAAATAGGCTTTATTTTATCTTATTTAGGAGTGAATAATGAAAAAAATTTCATTATTAGTTGCATCATCATTATTAGTTGCATCAACTGCTTTTGCTAACGATAAAGCTTTGCTTGATGAAGCAAAAGCAGCGGGTTTGGCGCCTTTGCCAAAGGATCAAGCAGGTGTTGAAAAACTACTAAAGGAAATGGGCATTAAAGCTAGTAAGTTTTCTAAAGAAAAAGCTAATCTTGGTAAAAAGTTGTATTTTGAACCAAGACTTTCTAAAAGTGGCTTGATTTCTTGTAATACCTGTCACAACTTAGGTATGGGTGGTACTGATGGCATAGCAGCTGCTGTGGGGCATAAATGGACTACTAATCCTCATCATTTAAATTCGCCAACAGTTTATAACTCTGTTTTAAATTCAACCCAATTTTGGGATGGTAGAGCAGGTACTTTAGCAGATCAAGCAAAAGGGCCAATCGAAGCAGAGCCTGAAATGGCAACTCCTGCTAAATTAGCGGTAGAAAAAATAGCTTCTATGCCAGAATATGTTAAAGAATTTAAAAAAATATATGGTAATGATGGAGTAACTTTTGATAACATTGCTGATGCGATTGCAACTTTTGAAAGAACGCTTTTAACTCCATCTAAATTTGATAAATTCTTA
Proteins encoded in this region:
- the hsrA gene encoding homeostatic response regulator transcription factor HsrA, which encodes MRILVVEDEASLNKTLSNTLNEFGYQSDTSENFKDAEYFIGIRHYDLVLSNWTIGNNDASDLINAIKQRSPRTAIITMCTKADKENEIKALKAGADDYIKKPLDFEILMARIEARLRFGGTNVIKIDDLVIDPDEEKITYQGKDIELKGKPFEVLTHLARHSDQIVSKEQLLDAIWEEPELVTPNVIEVAINQIRQKMDKPLNISTIETVRRRGYRFCFPKKTN
- a CDS encoding dihydroneopterin aldolase; its protein translation is MQSHIKVSLEFKCIIGLLDFERIQEQKVLIELEAKSKKFLDYAKLCTRIEKIYKKKKFKTIEKSLKYICKDIKKRHKKLQFINITCYKPDIIKNARVGASLSKKY
- the plsY gene encoding glycerol-3-phosphate 1-O-acyltransferase PlsY, with product MENLIIYLLAYLIGAIPFGLLLAQIFAKTNIKNAGSKSIGATNVLRVVKESNPKLAKTLAVATVILDALKGVLPILMAKFYGFDDNILWTMAVLAVFGHCFSPYLKFEGGKGVATGAGVLAVFLPFEIICALLVWFIIGKVFKISSLASLGAMIVLIATSFIFHYDIPVINTHAPIFIIAFIVVYKHIPNILRLIGKQECKVI
- a CDS encoding cytochrome-c peroxidase: MKKISLLVASSLLVASTAFANDKALLDEAKAAGLAPLPKDQAGVEKLLKEMGIKASKFSKEKANLGKKLYFEPRLSKSGLISCNTCHNLGMGGTDGIAAAVGHKWTTNPHHLNSPTVYNSVLNSTQFWDGRAGTLADQAKGPIEAEPEMATPAKLAVEKIASMPEYVKEFKKIYGNDGVTFDNIADAIATFERTLLTPSKFDKFLEGDTKALSKKEKEGLKTFIDKGCTACHTGVNLGGSMQAFQVAAKYKFANVGDFKGDANGLVKTPTLRNIAETAPYFHNGAIWSLQDAIKEMGSVQLGIEISDKEAASIETFLHALTGKKPNITYPQLPKATEKTPKPEL